One Ovis aries strain OAR_USU_Benz2616 breed Rambouillet chromosome 4, ARS-UI_Ramb_v3.0, whole genome shotgun sequence DNA window includes the following coding sequences:
- the VSTM2A gene encoding V-set and transmembrane domain-containing protein 2A isoform X3, protein MMGIFLPYVGFVFFSVLYVQQGLSSQAKFTEFPRNVTATEGQNVEMSCAFQSGSASVYLEIQWWFLRGPEDLEPGADVAGAQAELLPDRDPDGDGTKISTVKVQGNDISHKLQISKVRKKDEGLYECRVTDANYGELQEHKAQAYLKVNANSHARRMQAFEASPMWLQDMKPRKNVSVAAPSSMHSSANQRVPSTSSPQEVAKIPKQSPQSVHAKTFMGTRAKLAS, encoded by the exons ATGATGGGGATCTTTTTGCCATATgttggatttgttttcttttccgtTTTATATGTACAGCAAGGGCTTTCTTCTCAAG cAAAATTTACCGAGTTTCCGCGGAATGTGACAGCAACGGAGGGGCAGAATGTGGAGATGTCCTGCGCTTTCCAGAGCGGCTCTGCCTCGGTGtacctggagatccagtggtggTTCCTGCGGGGGCCGGAGGACCTGGAGCCTGGGGCCGATGTGGCCGGGGCACAG GCTGAGCTGCTGCCAGACCGGGACCCTGACGGAGATGGGACCAAGATCAGC ACAGTGAAAGTCCAAGGGAATGACATCTCTCACAAGCTTCAGATTTCCAAAGTGAGGAAAAAGGATGAAGGCTTATATGAGTGCAGGGTGACCGACGCCAATTATGGAGAGCTTCAGGAACACAAAGCCCAGGCCTACCTAAAAGTCAACGCCAACAGCCATGCCCGGAGGATGCAGGCCTTTGAGGCCTCACCCATGTGGCTGCAGGATATGAAACCTCGCAAGAATGTCTCCGTGGCAGCTCCCAGCAGTATGCACAGCTCTGCCAACCAGCGAGTGCCCTCCACTTCCAGCCCTCAAGAGGTAGCCAAAATCCCCAAACAAAGTCCACAATCAG